A section of the Pseudanabaena mucicola str. Chao 1806 genome encodes:
- a CDS encoding Nif11-like leader peptide family natural product precursor: MFKLHPIALLLNLLINVMAREQVARLYRAAQSDSLLKAKLNQAPDLESFVKLAQTEGYDFTVEEWKQMTNFAVEELKCDLSEIPGI; encoded by the coding sequence TTGTTTAAATTACACCCGATCGCCTTACTCCTAAACCTCCTAATCAATGTTATGGCAAGAGAGCAAGTAGCTCGCCTTTATCGGGCAGCCCAGTCTGATTCCCTCCTCAAAGCAAAATTAAACCAAGCGCCTGATCTAGAAAGTTTTGTCAAGCTTGCCCAGACCGAGGGATATGATTTCACGGTTGAAGAGTGGAAGCAGATGACTAACTTTGCCGTCGAAGAATTAAAGTGCGATCTTTCAGAAATTCCTGGTATTTAG
- a CDS encoding substrate-binding domain-containing protein yields MARKSPNVWQKLWKRITDVWGQFIGSIDALIGNRFVEFLNKVVPTPLRFLIPFLKDDLGIQPPSISSFKGIAVPEKNETKEVLKEITIEERIGTIWQIKPQFLRYQCQESNPFRCEFPLETVADNPNNKYCKKCQFPATLPPEVKVRGRRGVYQVDSYIGIRGTGRLYNATNLADGELFLFKEYVIPKKYFNDQETRESKQNFESSSEIKLLDGRVQDSRLVTPLEAIADSREERCYVILPHTENTMTLVDYLATHGAMNSWQVKSFLNQVLQTLESLHSQKYRLRSGVVTTGLPHGNLTFYSIAIRENFQGFTVYLNDLALWEDRFYPPDSVTHAYSISRDLEDLGYIAFYLLHGGVVDLDNRSYINPNNIDHWIAKVDLGLKKFIQNLLGFGETKYASAEIARRALLRLPIKREALIEFAEQQEEAPAEKKNKWAWLTKKVIAIFVGVLLLLGLLFLLYWWFTQPPKPANLNLPCCISQISDIPAGNFTYAANKNSTWTYTLLQKNLIAKGRTLEDKLQESQPKLQLSYQPIDEDQQVGDKLRSSKVDFAISSVITNSGGDFITQDIAYDGLTVFVAFSYAQRNNSLPTALQGRLTFEQLRQIYTGEIINWRQLGGPNLPVKLYMPLDKESIQIFEKRVLKTEAAIAAFQNLAQDGNNSITKLSTFDSLRQLIQDFEKDQPVGSISFGSISQVFGQCSVYPLALADDWQSFVSPLVMQTGKVVTPDIDLCNEKGNYVQNYNAFINKTYPLSFPISVVYLRDNRRTPIAERFVSIMRTEEAQGLLKKTGLIPLKHPIKRLNAEK; encoded by the coding sequence ATGGCAAGAAAGTCTCCAAATGTTTGGCAAAAGTTGTGGAAACGGATTACTGATGTTTGGGGGCAGTTTATTGGCTCAATTGATGCCCTCATCGGCAATCGATTTGTTGAATTTCTCAACAAAGTAGTTCCTACACCCTTACGTTTTCTGATTCCTTTTCTCAAAGACGATTTAGGAATCCAGCCGCCTTCGATATCTTCTTTTAAAGGCATTGCCGTCCCCGAAAAGAATGAGACAAAAGAAGTTCTTAAGGAAATTACCATTGAGGAGCGCATAGGCACGATTTGGCAGATCAAGCCACAATTTCTCCGCTATCAATGCCAAGAATCTAATCCCTTTCGCTGTGAATTCCCTTTAGAAACTGTTGCGGATAATCCTAATAACAAATATTGCAAAAAATGCCAATTCCCTGCCACTTTACCACCAGAAGTGAAAGTACGTGGTAGACGGGGTGTATATCAAGTAGATAGCTATATTGGTATTCGCGGTACAGGGAGGCTCTACAATGCCACGAATTTAGCTGATGGTGAATTATTTCTATTTAAGGAATATGTGATTCCCAAAAAATATTTTAATGATCAAGAAACTAGAGAGAGTAAACAGAACTTTGAATCTTCTTCAGAGATTAAACTTCTGGATGGGAGGGTTCAAGACTCAAGGCTAGTCACGCCCTTAGAGGCGATCGCTGATAGTCGGGAGGAAAGGTGTTATGTCATTTTGCCACATACTGAAAATACAATGACCCTTGTTGACTATCTAGCAACCCATGGCGCGATGAATAGTTGGCAGGTCAAGTCCTTTCTCAATCAAGTATTACAAACTCTCGAATCATTACACTCACAGAAATATCGACTGCGTTCGGGCGTGGTTACAACAGGTTTGCCTCATGGTAATTTAACCTTTTATAGCATTGCCATTAGAGAGAACTTTCAAGGGTTTACGGTCTATTTAAATGATTTAGCCCTGTGGGAAGATCGCTTTTATCCGCCTGACAGTGTAACTCATGCCTATTCTATTAGTCGTGATCTCGAAGACTTAGGTTATATTGCTTTCTACCTCTTGCATGGAGGAGTAGTTGATTTAGACAATCGCTCATACATCAATCCTAACAATATTGATCACTGGATTGCCAAAGTAGACTTAGGACTGAAAAAGTTTATTCAAAATTTGCTTGGATTTGGTGAGACTAAGTACGCGAGTGCGGAAATCGCGCGTCGTGCTTTACTACGTCTACCGATTAAGCGAGAAGCTTTGATCGAGTTTGCAGAGCAACAGGAAGAAGCTCCAGCCGAGAAAAAGAATAAATGGGCATGGCTTACCAAGAAAGTAATTGCTATTTTTGTTGGTGTGCTTCTCTTGCTCGGTCTACTCTTTTTACTCTATTGGTGGTTTACCCAGCCGCCGAAGCCTGCGAATCTCAATTTACCTTGTTGCATCAGTCAAATATCTGATATTCCCGCAGGTAATTTCACCTATGCTGCCAATAAGAATAGTACATGGACTTACACATTACTACAGAAAAATCTGATTGCTAAGGGAAGAACTCTTGAGGATAAATTACAAGAAAGTCAGCCCAAATTACAATTGAGCTATCAACCGATTGATGAGGATCAACAAGTTGGCGATAAATTGCGCTCCAGTAAAGTAGATTTTGCAATTTCCAGTGTGATTACTAATTCTGGGGGAGATTTTATTACACAGGATATTGCCTACGATGGGTTAACTGTTTTTGTTGCCTTTAGCTATGCTCAACGCAATAATAGTCTCCCTACGGCTTTGCAGGGCAGACTAACCTTTGAGCAACTTCGACAAATCTACACAGGGGAAATCATCAACTGGCGACAATTAGGAGGACCGAATTTACCCGTTAAGCTCTATATGCCTCTGGATAAGGAATCTATCCAGATTTTTGAAAAGAGGGTACTGAAAACTGAAGCAGCGATCGCTGCTTTTCAAAATCTTGCCCAAGACGGCAACAATAGCATCACGAAACTATCAACTTTTGATTCCTTGAGACAATTGATCCAAGACTTTGAAAAAGATCAACCTGTCGGCAGTATTTCCTTTGGTTCCATCAGTCAGGTGTTCGGGCAATGCTCTGTTTATCCTTTAGCACTTGCAGATGATTGGCAATCTTTCGTTTCACCTTTAGTAATGCAAACTGGCAAGGTTGTTACCCCTGACATCGATCTATGTAATGAAAAGGGAAATTATGTCCAAAATTACAACGCCTTTATTAATAAGACCTACCCACTCTCCTTTCCAATCTCTGTCGTCTACCTGCGTGATAACCGCCGTACTCCAATTGCAGAGAGGTTTGTATCGATCATGCGAACCGAAGAAGCACAAGGTTTGCTGAAGAAGACAGGATTAATTCCTCTAAAGCATCCCATCAAACGCTTAAATGCCGAAAAATAG
- a CDS encoding phage tail protein: MTNSSKFARAESYVTTNHFYVEMLPTATIVAGFTECSGLSAKVEYDTYFEGGVNDQQRILLKHTSFSEVTLKHGVTNDLSFWRWFTATTNRRRNIRILLFNQAGDVRQCWTLIGAVPVGWTAPSMQADGNAVAIEELRLAIEGLTVSLENGGSATVVTRNSSSGSFPSS, translated from the coding sequence ATGACTAATAGCAGCAAATTTGCAAGAGCAGAATCCTACGTTACTACCAATCACTTTTATGTAGAAATGCTACCAACTGCCACCATTGTGGCGGGTTTTACTGAATGCTCAGGTTTAAGTGCCAAGGTTGAGTATGATACCTATTTTGAAGGAGGGGTTAACGACCAACAGCGCATACTGCTTAAGCATACTTCCTTTTCTGAAGTCACCTTAAAGCATGGCGTTACCAATGATTTGAGCTTTTGGAGATGGTTTACCGCTACGACTAACCGCCGCCGCAACATTCGTATTTTGCTTTTTAATCAAGCTGGTGATGTCAGGCAATGTTGGACATTGATTGGAGCAGTACCCGTGGGTTGGACAGCGCCATCCATGCAAGCTGATGGTAATGCCGTTGCTATTGAAGAGCTAAGATTAGCGATCGAAGGTTTGACAGTATCCCTAGAAAATGGCGGATCTGCCACAGTTGTAACCAGAAATTCATCCAGTGGTTCTTTCCCAAGTTCATAA
- a CDS encoding VgrG-related protein: MPRYIPAPLLQIDGTNASAELLNDILQISVEESLHLPGMFTLIINNDYFPGNGDITWKHQSLFEIGKKIKIGFTSSTTEDADFSTEETDYVLDGEITAIETEFNEKSQAPIIIRGYDISHRLHRGRYNRSFQDVTDSNVVSKIIGEVGITPGTVTATTTTHEYLFQENQTNMEFLRERAARVGFELYVQNGKLNFRKPTQDKELTLKWLKDIHSFRVNVSSAEQVSSVEVRGWDYTTKKAIVSTASTEQVITTNASGKGSAASTKFKVKPKMIVVDQPVFSAAEAQKMAQSLCDELGGEFVSADAKGEGNPGIRTGRVVKLTDMGNYSGSYYVTETHHLFHERKYITQFSVRGLRSSGDIVSILSAKPHLEPGQTMLVGIVSNNNDPKGWGRVRVKFPTLTEEHESNWARVVSVGAGPTRGFDCLPEINDEVLVAFEHGDIHRPYVIGGVWNGTDAPPEAVAETIVGGKVRLRTFKTRVGHKLQFVEEDKTTKKGVYLNTIGGHNLRLNDSDKFVELETTGGHKFRADDSSKEVSLTSTGNITVKTGTSGSTKDLTINAANISLIATTNITLKVGSNKIVISNSGIDIEGIKVQIKASATVNVEATATNTIKGTVVNVDGSGMAVIKGGLVKIN, translated from the coding sequence ATGCCCAGATACATACCAGCCCCCTTACTACAAATTGATGGAACTAATGCTTCCGCAGAATTACTTAATGATATTTTGCAAATATCTGTGGAAGAAAGTCTCCATCTACCTGGAATGTTTACCCTCATCATCAATAATGATTATTTCCCAGGGAATGGTGACATAACTTGGAAACATCAAAGCCTATTTGAGATCGGCAAGAAAATTAAAATCGGCTTTACCTCCAGCACCACTGAGGATGCTGATTTTTCGACTGAGGAAACTGACTATGTCTTGGACGGTGAAATTACTGCGATCGAGACAGAATTCAACGAAAAATCGCAAGCTCCAATTATTATTCGCGGTTATGACATCTCACATCGTCTACATCGGGGACGCTATAATCGCTCTTTCCAAGATGTTACCGATAGCAATGTAGTTTCTAAAATAATTGGTGAAGTTGGCATTACTCCTGGAACTGTAACCGCAACCACAACAACCCATGAGTATCTTTTTCAGGAAAACCAGACTAATATGGAATTTTTGCGCGAAAGAGCAGCTCGCGTTGGATTTGAACTCTATGTGCAAAATGGCAAACTCAACTTCCGTAAACCAACTCAAGATAAAGAGTTGACTTTGAAGTGGTTAAAGGACATTCATAGCTTTCGTGTAAATGTTTCTAGTGCAGAACAAGTCAGCTCAGTGGAGGTAAGAGGCTGGGACTATACAACCAAAAAAGCTATCGTTTCTACAGCATCAACAGAACAAGTGATTACTACAAATGCTAGTGGTAAAGGCAGTGCAGCCAGTACAAAATTTAAGGTTAAACCCAAAATGATTGTCGTTGATCAGCCTGTATTTAGCGCAGCTGAAGCACAGAAAATGGCGCAATCATTATGTGATGAACTAGGTGGAGAATTTGTAAGTGCTGATGCCAAAGGAGAAGGAAATCCTGGCATTAGAACTGGTCGCGTCGTGAAGTTAACGGATATGGGTAATTATAGTGGTAGTTACTATGTTACGGAAACTCATCATTTGTTTCATGAACGCAAATATATTACTCAATTTAGTGTTAGAGGCTTAAGAAGTAGTGGCGATATTGTTTCTATATTGTCAGCCAAGCCGCATCTAGAACCAGGACAAACTATGCTGGTTGGTATCGTCAGTAATAACAATGATCCCAAAGGTTGGGGCAGAGTGCGTGTGAAGTTTCCTACACTAACGGAAGAACATGAAAGTAATTGGGCAAGAGTTGTCAGCGTTGGCGCAGGTCCAACAAGGGGATTTGACTGCTTACCTGAGATTAATGATGAAGTGTTAGTTGCCTTTGAGCATGGTGATATCCATCGTCCCTATGTAATTGGTGGTGTTTGGAATGGCACTGATGCCCCCCCTGAAGCGGTAGCCGAAACTATTGTCGGGGGAAAAGTACGACTACGCACTTTTAAAACTCGTGTTGGGCATAAGTTACAGTTTGTCGAAGAGGATAAAACCACGAAAAAAGGAGTTTATCTGAATACGATAGGTGGTCATAATTTACGTCTAAACGATAGTGATAAATTTGTCGAACTAGAAACTACTGGAGGGCATAAGTTCCGCGCTGATGATAGCAGTAAAGAAGTCAGCTTAACTTCTACAGGCAACATTACCGTTAAAACTGGTACAAGTGGCTCGACCAAGGATCTCACAATTAATGCGGCAAATATCTCATTAATCGCCACTACCAACATTACGCTTAAAGTTGGTAGTAATAAAATCGTAATTTCTAATTCTGGAATTGATATTGAAGGGATCAAAGTCCAAATAAAAGCTTCAGCAACAGTAAATGTTGAAGCAACAGCAACTAATACAATTAAAGGTACTGTTGTTAATGTTGATGGCAGTGGAATGGCTGTAATTAAAGGTGGTTTAGTTAAGATTAATTAA
- a CDS encoding DUF4280 domain-containing protein yields the protein MGQQVVMGAMLQCSFGAAPSSLIVLPKGPPTMAGGPLAATIMDFAPIANIPPFGMCSSIANPMVAAATTAALGVLTPMPCIPVTVAPWVVGSPTVLINNFPALNNSAKCMCAWGGVISINMPGQLTVQIP from the coding sequence ATGGGGCAACAAGTAGTTATGGGAGCAATGTTGCAATGCAGTTTTGGTGCTGCTCCAAGCTCGTTAATCGTCCTTCCTAAAGGTCCACCGACAATGGCAGGAGGTCCTTTAGCAGCAACGATTATGGACTTTGCACCGATCGCCAATATTCCACCATTTGGGATGTGTAGTTCCATTGCTAATCCGATGGTGGCTGCTGCGACTACTGCTGCACTTGGTGTATTAACACCAATGCCTTGTATACCTGTAACCGTTGCTCCTTGGGTTGTTGGCTCACCAACCGTATTAATCAATAATTTTCCTGCTCTCAATAATTCTGCGAAATGTATGTGTGCTTGGGGTGGTGTAATTTCGATTAATATGCCTGGACAATTGACGGTGCAGATTCCATAA
- a CDS encoding GPW/gp25 family protein: MNRSEQDYIGRGIAFPLKVNVQGGLKTDGGDRNIEESISTILNTKLGERVYRPNFGCRLADLTFAPMNPQTILLARVYVEEALNRWEPRIKVTGVYAEPDPIRGRLDLKILYRLKDGHDIRSMVYPFYLLPPSEK; this comes from the coding sequence ATGAACAGATCAGAGCAAGACTATATTGGTAGAGGGATTGCGTTCCCCTTAAAAGTGAATGTTCAAGGCGGGCTGAAAACTGATGGGGGCGATCGCAATATAGAGGAGTCAATCTCCACAATTTTAAATACGAAATTGGGTGAACGGGTGTATCGTCCTAACTTTGGCTGTCGTTTAGCAGATTTGACCTTTGCACCGATGAATCCACAGACGATTCTGTTAGCAAGGGTTTATGTGGAGGAGGCGCTGAATCGATGGGAACCACGGATTAAAGTGACGGGAGTTTATGCTGAACCCGATCCGATTAGAGGTCGTCTTGACCTCAAGATTTTATATCGCCTCAAAGATGGGCATGATATCCGCAGTATGGTTTATCCCTTTTATTTACTACCTCCTAGTGAAAAATAA